In a single window of the Blastopirellula marina genome:
- a CDS encoding MarR family winged helix-turn-helix transcriptional regulator: MSWKKEDSLCFNLGVAMRKISRIYAEGLSTCEVTPPQLFMLSCLECRDGQKPSELAEQVHLDASSMTGLLDRTEKSNLIRRMRDPEDRRALRIYLTEQGQETVEKLRPVVEELQNRVHEMFFADCNAQQVEDFMNILRNAGAACDRSS, encoded by the coding sequence ATGAGCTGGAAAAAGGAAGACTCGCTCTGTTTCAACCTCGGTGTGGCGATGCGAAAGATTTCGCGGATCTATGCCGAAGGGCTTTCAACCTGTGAGGTCACTCCGCCACAGCTGTTTATGCTTTCCTGCCTAGAGTGTCGCGACGGGCAAAAGCCGAGTGAGTTAGCGGAACAAGTCCATCTCGATGCGAGTAGTATGACCGGCTTGCTGGATCGGACAGAGAAATCGAATCTCATTCGGCGAATGCGCGACCCTGAAGATCGCCGCGCTTTGCGGATCTATTTGACTGAGCAAGGTCAAGAGACCGTCGAGAAGCTACGACCGGTCGTCGAAGAACTACAGAATCGCGTCCACGAGATGTTCTTCGCGGATTGCAATGCTCAGCAGGTCGAAGATTTCATGAACATCCTTCGCAACGCCGGTGCCGCTTGCGATCGATCCAGCTAA
- a CDS encoding metal-dependent transcriptional regulator, whose amino-acid sequence MPSLTIQNYVKEIYQIAMQGPEKAASTGEIAAALKVSPGTVTSMLKTLSETGLASYTKYEGVRLTESGRKLALRVLRRHRLIELFLVHTLDLAWDEVHEEAENMEHAVSDFLVDRIDQFLGYPSSDPHGDPIPTADGKIRTEEGVKLTQWEPGKPFRLIRVMDQSPDFLRYLSEETLQPGCEAKLIANRPEAGILMIEIKERVTALGIEAADKLMVTSIT is encoded by the coding sequence ATGCCCAGTTTGACAATTCAAAACTATGTCAAAGAGATCTACCAGATTGCTATGCAAGGTCCTGAAAAGGCCGCATCGACTGGGGAGATCGCAGCCGCGCTGAAGGTCTCGCCGGGCACGGTGACCAGCATGCTAAAAACACTCAGCGAAACAGGGCTGGCATCGTATACGAAATACGAAGGGGTACGGTTGACCGAGTCTGGTCGCAAGCTCGCATTGCGCGTCCTCCGACGTCATCGATTGATCGAGTTATTCTTGGTTCATACGCTGGATTTGGCTTGGGATGAAGTTCACGAAGAAGCCGAGAATATGGAACACGCGGTAAGTGATTTTCTGGTAGACCGCATCGACCAATTCCTGGGCTATCCCTCATCGGACCCACATGGAGATCCGATTCCAACCGCAGATGGAAAAATTCGGACGGAAGAAGGGGTGAAGCTGACGCAGTGGGAGCCAGGTAAGCCTTTCCGCCTGATTCGCGTGATGGACCAAAGCCCCGACTTCCTACGTTATCTATCGGAAGAAACACTGCAACCAGGCTGCGAAGCGAAACTAATCGCCAATCGCCCTGAGGCAGGCATCTTGATGATCGAAATCAAGGAGCGTGTCACCGCCCTGGGTATCGAAGCGGCCGACAAGTTGATGGTTACGTCGATTACGTAA
- the cysN gene encoding sulfate adenylyltransferase subunit CysN, translating into MSHKSDLIATDINAYLAQHEKKELLRFITCGSVDDGKSTLLGKLLIESKAAYEDQLAAIEKDSATHGTTGGEIDPALLTDGLKEEREQGITIDVAYRYFSTAKRKFIVADTPGHEQYTRNMATGASTADLAIILIDARQGVLTQTKRHSFITSLLGIRHILVAINKMDLVDYSQEIYEKIKQDYIEFAAKMSADDVHFIPLSALKGDNLVEKSERMPWYEGATLMHMLENLYIGSDRNLQDFRFPVQLVNRPDLNFRGFCGTVSSGTIRPGEEVMVMPSKKTSKVKRIVTMDGDMEEAYPPMSVTLTFEDEIDCSRGDMIVRPGNRPKVDSNFDAMVVWMSEEPLVPGKQYFVKHAAKMLTGTVSRVRYNVDVNTLHREDTPALKLNEIGRCSVKLSQPVCYDPYAKNKTTGAFILIDYMTNRTVGAGMIIDRDASDQDELWDIEGDKTLQTSKGNVSADERAARFGQKPATLLLTGLTGAGKTTIAYALERRLFDEGKTSIVLDGQNLRHGISKDLGYTAEQRSENLRRGSEIARMLNDSGILCIAAFLAPNAEVRGKAGEVIGKDRFLTVHLSAPVEVCRERDDSGIYAKADSGEIANFPGVSYEYEPPTNADLVLPTHELQVDECVDKIYELLKDRGLID; encoded by the coding sequence CATCAACGCCTATCTTGCTCAGCACGAGAAGAAGGAACTCTTGCGTTTTATCACGTGCGGAAGCGTGGACGACGGTAAGAGCACGTTGTTGGGGAAGCTGCTGATCGAATCGAAAGCAGCCTACGAAGATCAGTTGGCGGCGATCGAGAAAGATTCGGCCACCCACGGCACAACCGGTGGTGAGATCGACCCTGCCTTGTTGACCGATGGTCTAAAAGAAGAACGCGAACAGGGTATCACGATCGATGTGGCTTATCGCTACTTCTCGACGGCGAAGCGGAAGTTCATCGTTGCCGATACGCCAGGTCACGAACAATACACGCGTAACATGGCCACGGGGGCTTCTACCGCTGACTTGGCGATCATTCTGATCGATGCTCGCCAAGGTGTACTAACCCAAACAAAGCGACACAGCTTTATTACATCGCTGCTTGGGATTCGCCACATTCTGGTGGCGATCAACAAGATGGACTTGGTCGATTACAGCCAGGAAATCTACGAAAAGATCAAGCAAGATTACATTGAATTTGCTGCGAAGATGTCGGCGGACGACGTCCACTTCATTCCGCTTTCTGCGCTCAAAGGTGACAACCTGGTCGAAAAGAGCGAACGCATGCCGTGGTACGAAGGTGCCACGCTGATGCACATGCTCGAGAACCTTTACATCGGTTCTGATCGGAATTTGCAAGACTTCCGCTTCCCGGTTCAGTTGGTGAATCGACCTGACTTGAACTTCCGCGGTTTCTGCGGCACTGTCTCGTCCGGTACGATTCGTCCTGGCGAAGAAGTGATGGTCATGCCGTCGAAAAAGACCAGCAAGGTTAAGCGGATTGTCACCATGGATGGCGACATGGAGGAAGCCTATCCGCCGATGTCGGTTACGCTGACGTTCGAGGACGAGATCGATTGTAGCCGTGGCGACATGATTGTCCGTCCGGGCAACCGGCCGAAGGTCGATAGCAATTTCGACGCGATGGTCGTTTGGATGTCAGAAGAGCCCTTGGTGCCTGGCAAGCAGTACTTCGTGAAGCACGCTGCCAAAATGCTAACCGGAACCGTTTCACGCGTGCGTTATAACGTCGACGTGAACACGCTGCACCGAGAAGATACCCCTGCACTGAAGCTGAATGAAATCGGTCGCTGTTCGGTTAAGTTAAGCCAGCCCGTCTGCTACGACCCATACGCTAAGAACAAGACGACCGGGGCGTTCATTCTGATCGATTACATGACCAATCGTACCGTCGGTGCCGGCATGATCATCGATCGCGATGCCAGTGACCAGGACGAACTGTGGGACATCGAAGGGGATAAGACCCTGCAGACTTCCAAGGGGAACGTTTCGGCCGACGAGCGTGCAGCTCGCTTTGGCCAGAAACCGGCAACGCTGCTGTTGACCGGTTTGACGGGTGCCGGCAAAACGACGATTGCCTATGCCTTGGAGCGTCGCCTGTTTGACGAAGGAAAGACCAGCATCGTTCTGGATGGACAAAACCTGCGTCATGGCATCAGTAAGGACTTGGGTTATACCGCTGAACAGCGAAGTGAAAACCTTCGCCGTGGTAGCGAAATTGCTCGGATGCTAAACGATTCTGGCATACTTTGTATCGCGGCGTTCCTGGCGCCCAATGCCGAGGTCCGCGGCAAGGCAGGCGAGGTCATTGGTAAGGATCGCTTCCTGACCGTTCATCTGTCAGCACCTGTTGAAGTGTGCCGCGAGCGAGACGATTCGGGCATCTACGCTAAAGCGGATAGTGGCGAAATCGCCAACTTCCCAGGCGTTAGCTACGAGTACGAACCGCCAACCAATGCCGACTTGGTACTCCCGACTCACGAGCTGCAAGTTGATGAATGTGTCGACAAAATCTATGAGCTGCTCAAAGATCGTGGCTTGATCGATTGA
- a CDS encoding glycosyltransferase family 61 protein, translating into MKRKFNAWRRYMQCRARALMYRYTGMAPPAKVCAADDWIVWRPALGSIKPLDPPEWVTVPARQVLGSRDEMTKYLDGLSESRRNGVERLFFGHADYTIAEGRMIHMKDAFIFGRDVAVVTSDGDYNLEDLGTLRFADPGRSDSAAYEGYLPRPKKLAGTLGVLAFGACSGNYYHFLIDCLPKLRHLEMSGASIDRYYAPYRYEFNRQLFQLMGLPASRIVPARELSHVTADDVYVPQPLENPRPADMRYLFETMSRQSWSKTDGQPEGLVYISRANARVRRVLNESEVISALTRRGFQCVQLEGMPLVQQIQLFQQAKTIVAPHGAGLANMVFAPPGATVVEIGTVHRPLPFFQRLSAVCGHQFAWFVASSQQLSAEEAHMVVDVKQLESDLVSLSQPIPNSSSIRIAA; encoded by the coding sequence ATGAAGCGAAAATTCAACGCTTGGCGGCGCTACATGCAGTGCCGTGCTCGTGCGCTGATGTATCGCTACACCGGGATGGCTCCGCCCGCGAAAGTCTGTGCTGCGGACGACTGGATTGTATGGCGCCCCGCCTTGGGAAGTATCAAACCGCTTGACCCGCCAGAATGGGTAACCGTCCCGGCAAGGCAAGTTCTAGGCTCGCGCGACGAGATGACCAAATACCTCGACGGACTGTCCGAGTCGCGTCGAAATGGAGTTGAACGTTTGTTCTTTGGCCACGCCGATTACACGATCGCAGAAGGCCGCATGATCCACATGAAGGATGCGTTCATCTTCGGGCGTGATGTTGCCGTTGTCACATCCGACGGCGATTATAACTTGGAAGATCTCGGCACGCTTCGATTTGCAGATCCTGGTCGTAGTGATTCAGCAGCTTACGAAGGGTATTTGCCACGACCCAAGAAACTGGCTGGCACCCTTGGGGTCCTCGCGTTTGGCGCGTGTAGCGGAAACTACTACCACTTTCTCATTGACTGCCTTCCAAAACTTCGGCATCTAGAAATGTCTGGGGCGTCGATTGATCGGTACTATGCACCGTATCGATACGAATTCAATCGCCAGCTCTTTCAATTAATGGGATTACCAGCGTCCAGAATTGTGCCCGCTCGCGAATTAAGCCATGTCACGGCGGATGATGTGTACGTTCCTCAGCCACTGGAAAATCCACGCCCGGCGGATATGCGGTATCTGTTTGAAACGATGTCGCGTCAGTCATGGAGCAAAACCGACGGTCAGCCTGAGGGGCTCGTTTACATCTCTCGCGCGAACGCGCGAGTTCGTCGGGTACTTAACGAATCGGAGGTCATCTCGGCACTTACTCGGCGCGGATTTCAATGCGTACAGTTGGAAGGCATGCCGCTTGTACAACAGATTCAACTCTTTCAGCAAGCAAAGACAATTGTCGCGCCGCATGGGGCAGGGCTTGCCAATATGGTATTTGCGCCACCAGGGGCCACCGTCGTTGAGATCGGTACGGTCCATCGACCGCTTCCCTTCTTCCAGCGATTGAGCGCGGTCTGCGGTCATCAGTTTGCTTGGTTCGTGGCCAGTTCGCAGCAGCTTTCCGCGGAGGAGGCCCATATGGTCGTCGACGTTAAGCAGCTGGAATCCGATCTAGTATCGCTGTCACAACCAATACCGAATTCTTCATCGATTCGGATCGCGGCTTAG
- a CDS encoding glycosyltransferase family 61 protein, which produces MKKPRIEKWGAEIHGWLREQYFSVFGIPAPRSERHSRDWAANQPAKGGWIEISPPRLESIAPRKIEGAVDEIQPHLESLSEEVRRRYLEEIYPAASYQCDADYVVPMEGGRVVGKMIAMITPDNCNLTDLGAIRFSNGGPHCRWNYRGGLPSPTRLPGSLGVMSFSVCGMNYFHFLVECLPKLRLFEEAGIDIDHYYVPYQQRYTKQLLKLFGVRSEQVIPEASNRHLAPDLLVGCSPIAFPRREAREFLYSRMAAQPWAKMGKGKGKRIYISRAKAGWRKVLNESEVMAMLARHGFQRYVLEDLSVQEQIQLFQQAETIVGPHGAGLANVVFTPPGAKVIEIGTVYRPFGYFHRLCTQCDHDLVWFLGHAVQGTRKEESHIVVDVAQLEDCLERQQTSSPVAA; this is translated from the coding sequence ATGAAGAAGCCGCGCATTGAGAAATGGGGAGCCGAAATTCACGGCTGGTTGCGCGAACAATACTTCTCCGTGTTTGGTATTCCGGCTCCGCGAAGTGAAAGGCATTCTCGCGACTGGGCAGCCAACCAACCTGCAAAGGGAGGTTGGATCGAAATCTCACCACCTCGACTTGAATCGATCGCACCGCGAAAGATCGAAGGCGCGGTCGATGAAATCCAGCCCCATCTGGAAAGTCTATCGGAAGAAGTTCGGCGGCGCTATCTCGAAGAAATCTATCCCGCGGCCTCGTATCAATGTGATGCTGACTACGTCGTGCCGATGGAAGGGGGACGCGTCGTTGGCAAGATGATCGCCATGATCACGCCCGATAATTGCAACTTGACCGATTTAGGCGCGATCCGCTTCTCGAATGGTGGTCCTCATTGTCGATGGAATTACCGGGGAGGTTTACCCAGTCCAACCCGCTTGCCTGGCAGTTTGGGGGTCATGTCATTCTCGGTCTGCGGGATGAACTATTTCCACTTCCTGGTCGAGTGCCTCCCCAAGCTGCGTCTGTTTGAAGAAGCGGGCATCGATATCGATCATTACTATGTTCCATATCAACAGCGTTATACCAAACAACTGCTTAAGTTGTTCGGTGTTCGTAGCGAGCAGGTTATCCCAGAGGCAAGTAACCGCCACTTAGCTCCTGATCTCCTGGTTGGCTGTTCACCGATTGCTTTTCCACGAAGGGAAGCACGCGAGTTTCTTTACTCACGAATGGCTGCACAGCCTTGGGCGAAGATGGGTAAAGGTAAGGGAAAACGAATCTACATTTCGCGGGCCAAAGCTGGCTGGAGGAAGGTGCTCAACGAGAGCGAAGTAATGGCCATGCTGGCACGACATGGATTTCAGCGTTACGTCTTGGAAGACCTGAGTGTTCAAGAGCAGATTCAGCTCTTTCAACAGGCGGAAACAATCGTCGGGCCGCATGGAGCCGGGTTAGCAAACGTTGTGTTTACTCCCCCAGGGGCAAAGGTGATCGAGATCGGCACCGTTTATCGTCCCTTTGGCTATTTCCATCGCTTGTGCACCCAGTGCGACCATGATCTCGTCTGGTTCCTGGGCCACGCGGTGCAGGGGACTCGCAAAGAAGAGTCTCATATTGTCGTCGACGTCGCTCAATTGGAAGATTGTCTCGAACGTCAACAAACGAGCTCTCCGGTTGCAGCGTGA
- a CDS encoding FdhF/YdeP family oxidoreductase — MKKPSSGGGWQAIRYTFKKAREAGGYWKFWKAMRSKNACKTCALGMGGQKGGMVNERGQFPEVCKKSMQAMTADMQGAIPDEFWKSYSIAQLQKFTPYQMEHAGRLTKPMLYEAGQQHYRPISWEEAFGRIVGKLKSLSADETFWYFSGRSSMEAGFLLQLFARIYGTNNVNNCSYYCHQASGVGLSSTVGSGTATIVLEDVEHADLVFLIGGNPSSNHPRLMSTLKHVRRRGGEVIVINPVIETGLVNFRVPSDPWSLLFGTEIATLYVQPDIGGDLALLFGIAKRVLELDGQDQKFLDDHCENTSEYLEFLRQLSWEEIETKSGVGRLQIEDISRRYIKAERVIFSWTMGITHHVHGVNNVQAIAGLAAMRGMVGKPGSGLMPIRGHSNVQGIGSVGVTPTLKQAIFDGLEQEYGVQLPRTPGLDTLACMEDAHRGKLKFGLCLGGNLYGSNPDLKFAAESIQNLDTMVYLSTTLNTGHAHGLARETIILPVLARDEEPYKTTQESMFNYVRMSEGGPRRLEGPRGEVDVIATMAEGVLDNQTPIDWKSMQDTNKIRAALGKVVPGFEKISDIDRTKQEFQIDGRTFHAPKFPTPSGRLILHSSEIPDLKGTGKGELRLMTVRSEGQFNTVVYEEYDIYRGVERRDVILLNPQDCRRLGVEHGQKVSIGSNIGQIDGFVVHSFPDIKAGNALMYYPEANTLVSRSADPKSKTPAFKGVVVTVKPL; from the coding sequence ATGAAAAAGCCATCCAGTGGCGGCGGCTGGCAAGCGATCCGGTACACGTTTAAAAAGGCACGCGAAGCCGGCGGGTATTGGAAGTTCTGGAAGGCAATGCGGAGCAAAAACGCGTGTAAAACGTGCGCGCTGGGCATGGGTGGTCAGAAGGGAGGCATGGTCAACGAGCGTGGCCAGTTCCCCGAGGTATGCAAGAAGTCGATGCAGGCCATGACGGCCGATATGCAAGGCGCGATTCCAGACGAATTCTGGAAGTCCTATAGCATCGCTCAACTGCAAAAGTTTACGCCCTATCAAATGGAACACGCCGGGCGGCTAACAAAGCCGATGCTGTACGAAGCGGGCCAGCAGCATTATCGCCCGATCTCTTGGGAAGAAGCGTTTGGGCGAATCGTTGGTAAACTGAAGTCCCTCTCCGCCGATGAGACGTTCTGGTACTTCAGCGGTCGAAGCAGCATGGAAGCAGGCTTTCTACTGCAATTGTTCGCCCGCATTTACGGGACCAACAATGTTAACAACTGTAGCTACTACTGCCACCAAGCGAGTGGCGTGGGACTTTCCAGCACGGTCGGTAGTGGTACGGCAACCATTGTGCTGGAGGACGTCGAACATGCCGATCTTGTTTTTCTGATCGGTGGCAACCCCTCCAGCAACCACCCTCGTTTGATGTCGACACTGAAGCACGTACGGCGTCGCGGGGGTGAGGTGATTGTTATCAATCCGGTGATTGAAACCGGTCTGGTCAATTTCCGTGTTCCCAGTGATCCTTGGAGCCTGCTTTTCGGTACGGAGATCGCCACCCTGTATGTACAGCCCGATATCGGTGGCGATCTCGCTTTGCTCTTTGGTATTGCCAAGCGTGTTCTGGAACTCGACGGGCAAGATCAAAAGTTCCTGGATGATCACTGCGAGAACACGTCGGAGTACCTGGAATTCCTTCGCCAACTGTCCTGGGAAGAGATCGAAACCAAATCAGGCGTTGGGCGACTTCAGATCGAAGACATCTCGCGTCGCTACATCAAAGCCGAACGGGTCATATTCAGTTGGACGATGGGGATCACCCATCACGTTCATGGCGTGAACAACGTCCAAGCGATTGCCGGGCTGGCAGCAATGCGGGGCATGGTCGGTAAACCAGGCAGCGGTCTGATGCCGATCCGTGGTCATTCCAACGTCCAGGGAATCGGTTCTGTTGGCGTAACTCCGACGCTCAAGCAGGCCATCTTCGATGGACTCGAACAAGAGTACGGTGTCCAACTTCCCAGGACGCCTGGACTCGACACGCTCGCGTGCATGGAAGATGCACACCGCGGGAAGCTGAAGTTTGGCTTGTGCTTGGGTGGCAATCTTTACGGCTCGAATCCAGATCTCAAATTCGCGGCCGAGTCCATTCAGAACCTCGATACGATGGTCTATCTGAGCACTACGCTCAACACGGGCCACGCACACGGACTGGCTCGAGAAACAATCATCTTGCCTGTGCTCGCCCGTGACGAAGAACCCTACAAGACCACGCAAGAGTCGATGTTCAATTACGTGCGTATGTCGGAAGGAGGACCGCGGCGACTCGAAGGACCACGCGGCGAGGTAGACGTAATCGCGACCATGGCCGAAGGCGTACTTGATAACCAAACGCCGATCGATTGGAAGTCGATGCAAGACACCAACAAGATCCGTGCGGCCTTGGGTAAAGTGGTTCCCGGATTCGAGAAAATTTCAGATATCGATCGGACGAAACAGGAATTCCAGATCGACGGACGTACGTTCCATGCCCCAAAGTTTCCGACGCCAAGTGGCCGTTTAATCCTTCATTCCAGTGAAATTCCTGATTTGAAAGGAACTGGCAAAGGCGAACTTCGGTTGATGACCGTGCGTAGTGAGGGTCAGTTCAATACCGTCGTTTACGAAGAATACGATATCTATCGCGGAGTCGAACGCCGCGACGTGATTCTGCTGAACCCGCAAGATTGTCGACGGCTCGGGGTCGAACATGGCCAAAAGGTTTCGATCGGGTCGAACATTGGGCAGATTGATGGCTTCGTGGTGCACTCGTTCCCGGATATCAAAGCGGGAAACGCACTGATGTATTATCCCGAAGCCAACACGCTAGTTTCACGTTCGGCCGATCCGAAATCGAAAACACCTGCGTTTAAAGGAGTGGTCGTGACGGTCAAACCGTTATAG
- a CDS encoding DinB family protein: MSMIERMQHQLESARGFTNRILGDFKKPEDWVAQVCNQSNHALWFIGHMATTDNFFISLLAPEKSVNNDHYQELFGLGSTPSPDLATYPPIEEVRAYMDERRATLLEILASLTDDDLAKKTPSGTPDFLADYGQVFETAIWHEGLHSGQLTMVRRSLGHLPAMTPPNQDAKSSV, from the coding sequence ATGTCGATGATCGAACGCATGCAGCACCAATTGGAATCGGCCCGCGGCTTTACCAATCGAATTCTGGGAGATTTTAAGAAGCCAGAAGATTGGGTCGCCCAGGTCTGCAACCAAAGCAATCATGCGCTCTGGTTCATCGGGCATATGGCCACAACGGATAACTTCTTCATTTCGCTCTTGGCCCCCGAGAAGTCTGTCAACAACGATCATTATCAGGAACTATTCGGTCTGGGCTCGACTCCTTCACCTGATCTTGCGACCTATCCACCGATCGAAGAAGTTCGTGCCTACATGGACGAACGACGTGCAACGCTGCTTGAGATCTTAGCAAGCCTGACCGATGACGATCTAGCAAAGAAAACTCCCAGTGGGACGCCAGACTTCCTGGCTGACTACGGCCAAGTCTTTGAAACGGCCATTTGGCACGAGGGGCTCCACAGTGGACAACTTACGATGGTGCGCCGCTCGTTAGGGCATTTGCCGGCGATGACACCGCCCAACCAAGACGCCAAGTCTTCCGTATAG